The window GCTGCCTCTGCCTGCGTACGAATCTCTTGCTCGAACATACTCCACCGCCTTATATCATCAGAACCATATTATCCCGATGGATGATTTCCTCATGTGCCACATCTGCTACGAGATCATGGAACTCCGTTGTCCGGTGTCCCATGAGCCGGGTGACATTCGATGCGTCATATGCCGCAATTCCACGGGCAATTTCCTGCCCTGTCGGGCTGAGGACACGTACGGTCTCCCCTGCTGCAAAATCGCCGTAGACGGAAGTCACACCAACCGCTAACAGACTTGCTCCACATTGCATGGCGGCGATACATCCGGCATCAACAGAGATCTCTCCTGCAAGCCGCTTACCGAATGCAAGCCAGCTCTTGCGTGTTCTCAGATGTGCTTCACGCGCGGGAAAGAGTGTTCCGATCTCTTCCCCGCGCAGGATGGAACGGATGATACCGTCCTCATCCCCACGCGCAATCACCATTGTCACCCCGGCGTTCTGGGCAATCTTGGCAGCTTCGATCTTGGTCTGCATACCGCCTGTTCCCTGCGCAGAGCCGGCACCACCGGCAATCCTCTCGATTTCCGGCGTGATCTCTGAAATCTCTGAGATGAGCCGTGCTGCCCCATCTGTGCGCGGGTTCGCCGTATAGACGCCGTCAATATCCGAAAGGATGATGAGCGCATCCGCATCAACAAGCGCGGCGACGACAGCCGACAGATTATCATTGTCCCCGATCTTGATCTCGTCGACGGCAACGGCATCGTTTTCGTTGATGACAGGAATGACGTTCATCCCGAGAAGTGCAAGAAGTGCATTACGCGAGTTCATATACTGGTGGTGACGTGCAGCATTCTCCTTTGTGAGGAGGACCTGTGCCATTGTCCGCCCGTATTCGTGAAAGAACTTTTCATAGATGTGCAGAAGTGCGCCCTGCCCAATTGCGGCAAGTGCCTGCCGCGCAGGAATGTTTGCGGGACGCTCCTTGAGCCCGAGCGTGTTCATCCCTGCGGCAATCGCGCCGGAGGAAACCAGCAGGATGTCCTTCCC of the Selenomonas dianae genome contains:
- the proB gene encoding glutamate 5-kinase, translated to MNARARLCEAKRIVVKVGTSTLTHPSGGMNLHRMDHLVRELIDEANQGKDILLVSSGAIAAGMNTLGLKERPANIPARQALAAIGQGALLHIYEKFFHEYGRTMAQVLLTKENAARHHQYMNSRNALLALLGMNVIPVINENDAVAVDEIKIGDNDNLSAVVAALVDADALIILSDIDGVYTANPRTDGAARLISEISEITPEIERIAGGAGSAQGTGGMQTKIEAAKIAQNAGVTMVIARGDEDGIIRSILRGEEIGTLFPAREAHLRTRKSWLAFGKRLAGEISVDAGCIAAMQCGASLLAVGVTSVYGDFAAGETVRVLSPTGQEIARGIAAYDASNVTRLMGHRTTEFHDLVADVAHEEIIHRDNMVLMI